Below is a genomic region from Phalacrocorax carbo chromosome 10, bPhaCar2.1, whole genome shotgun sequence.
GTGCCAAGGATTGAAGCCAAACCCCACATGGTGCTGTGAAAACCTCAAGCAGAGGGTCAGATTCCCTGGCACATACTTCACTGTGCAGATGGCATCAAGGAGGTAAACCAGGGTCACCTGTGCAGTGAGGAAGTCCTGAGCATGAGAGGGACTGAACTGAGTCCTACAATACCAATCTCTCTGCACTCATCATAGTCACTGGAGAGGAAGAGACTCTTCTGGGGGTGATTTTTGGATGCTTATTTTGGGCTTCAGTCTTATAACTCCCTCTAAAGAAACCAGTCTTCAATGGCACTGGCAAAAATGAGGTGGTGTGTTCCTGGGCTGGAGCAGTTACCTACCTTGGGAAGGAAGTAGCCCCTGAAGTGGGTGTCAACAGCAGTGCAGCGGGGAAcatggggcaggagggtgaTAAACCTCTGCACTTCGTGTAGCACCGCATTTGTAAATGGCATGTTCTTCCGATCCTCATATGTGGCCCAGCTTCCAGCTTTGACGGTTCTCCCAATCTCCTCCTGCACCTTTTCTGGAAGGAACAAACTCATTGGATTCCAGCAAGGAAGCCAGTTCCAGATTTGGTTTTGGGAAAACCCTATTTCTTCAGGGTATGGAGAGAGAGGATTCTTAAAACATCAGCCTGGGTTTACCCGCTCTATTTCTAGTTCAGGCATGTGGATGGGTTATTTCCCCAGCGTCACACTGATCTCCACTCATCCTCTATCCCAGCAAGGCACAAGGACTATTTGGTTGTGACTTTGATCAGGATCTAATCACATCAGGAGTTCATAATAATAAACAGTTGGGATTCAGCTTTTAAGGCAAAAGAGCTCCTGTGGATCTGAGGCCAggcctctcccctccccataTCTGCCATGGATGGAGCATAGGTGAAAGGAGCTCACTTTGAATCTCTGGGTATTTCATCATCAGCAGGATGGCCCACTGGAGCGTTGTGGCTATGGTCTCTGTTCCTGCCATGACCAAGTCAAGTATGGATGCTATTAAGTTGTCATCATGGAAGAGGCtgtctttcttgtttttctccttgaaaaACACAAGTGGTAAGAAAGTTTTAAAACCAGTCTTAGTATTTAGCAAGCTTGGGAAATACTGCATATCCTACAACACCGTTGACTACGATCTTGTGTTCATCACAAGATGAATTCTTGTGttcatcctttgtcactgtgTTTCCTCCCACATCCAATAAaagatggagattctccttagccctccttttgttgctaatgtatttatagaaacattttttacggtcttttacagcagtagccaaattaagttctagctgggctttggcccttctaattttctccctccATTACCTCAAGACATCCTTGTAGTTCTCCTGAGaggcctgccccttcttccaaaggtcataaactctctatttttcctgagttccagccaaagctttCTGGtcagccaggccagtcttcttccctgccggcttgtctttcagcacatggggatggcctgctcctgtgcctttcaGAGTTCCTTCCTGAAGAACGTTCaaccttcctggactcctttgcccttcaggactgcctcccaagggactctgtctACCAGGCTCCTAAGCAGACcgaagtctgccctctggaattCCAAGGTAGCAGCTCTGCTGACacccctccttacttctctgaCAATTGAAAACTATCATTTCATGATCGCTATGCTCAAGTCGGCCTCCAACtgtcacatcacccacaagtccttctccatTTACAAAAAACAGGTCCAGTGGGGtgccttccctagttggctccCTCACGAACTGTGTCAGGAAGGtctctcccacacactccaggaacctcctggactGTTTCCTCCCTGATGTATTgtttttccagcagacatctggtaggTTGAAGccccccatgagaacaagggctagcaattgtgagacttctcccagctgcatatagaatatttcatctgcctcttcatattggttgggtggtctataacaggCTCCCaccaggatatctgccttgttggccttctcCCTGAgtcttacccataaacactcaactctatcatcaccatcatcaaGCTCTGGACAGtaaaaacactctctaacatacagggctaccccaccacttctccttccttgcctggtCTCTCCCCTGTACAGAAGGCGATTCAGCTAATCCTGGCTTTGAGGGACTCCCCCTGCCCAAGGGCAGGTTTGAATCCCCAGCAATGTTCAAATGAACTTTCAGACCATTTCTGCTGGCTTTTAGGACTTTACTGACCCTTCCTCTACATAGCTGGGTAGAATACTTTGTGCCTAAGGTTGGCCTAGATATggttggaaagaagaaaaagctcagATTTATTTAGCATTGGATGAAATCAACTCATGTCAAAATTGCAGAGTCTCTACTAAAGtaagaggcagggcagggctagAACTTGTATGGATGATTTATCTTGCAGCAACAGTATCAATAATTAATTGATTTGTTGTCataaaaagaaaggcagagtcAGCTTTCATGTGAATTCATGCATTTTCTACTAAGAACAAGGAGCTGATCTCACATTATTAGTGCTGTTTCAGGAGTGAACTGAGACAGTGTCTTTCAATCATTAATTTTGATAGAAAAATCCCTGCAGTAAATTACACCAAGTGTAAGAGACTGGTGTCTGATTTCAATACCACTAGAATAACTGCAAGGATTTCAATAGGTTTACATGACATGACTAAAATCATGACTCAGCAGCTGTTTTAGCTAGAAAAATCCAAAAGAGACATTGCAAACAGTCAACAGAGATAAGCAGTCAAATACCTCTTGTTGCTTGAATATCAGTGCATCAATGTAGCTCCTCACACTGTTCTCATTGATATCCTCCCTGCTTGCCTTCATGTATTGCCTTAAAATGACGCGCACATCTTCTATTTTCCCAAGCATAATCTTGTgggttttgaaaagaaatccaAGGAACGGGTAGAAATTGAAATACTAATGAGGAATTAAGAAAAGAGAAGCATTAagtctgcaaaaatatcaaCATGCTGAAACAGCTTCTTCCTAAGGCGTGACACATCAGTTGAGTTTTGTCTGGCAGTAGTAGTATCTTAGCATCCCAGGGACTTTTGGGGCATTTTCATAAGGGAGAGCTTTGAAACCTTTCAGCCTTTATTTAGTACTACCTAATTTTAAGCATTTATGCTGTTCTGTGGGAACAGATCCTCTGCCAGTAACAGCCTGGCCAGCCTCTCAACAGAGTTGGGGCTCCAGTGTGCCAGGCCACCAGTCAGTTTAGATCAGTAGAAGACTAGTTAGTTTTTTCCAACATCGGTTATGATGGATGGGGTATGATAATCTGAAGATAAGCAGAGTTTTCCTGGTGCTCTCCAAGGAAGCATTTTTAATGCAGTCTGTGAAATCTCACTCACCTGGACATCAACACTGAATGTGCCTTTTTAGAAAATGCAGCAAAGACAAAGAAAGCCTAGATGGTGCAAGTATGTTgaagaaaccaaaagaaaaagtctGACAAGCTAAAATAACCATAGTTCAGTTCTCACGTTAACTCCACACAGGTGTGCAGGATGGTTCAAAAGGAGAGTAGCAAAGGTGACTCTGGCTGCACCCTTGTAGTAACCAAGGTGGAACAACAGAACTGTTGCATTTTAGGTGTAAAGGCTGGTTCAGAATATCTGAAAACTGCTGCACCAAATTCTGTTGTCTGGGTGGCTCACAAATATAATGTGCCAGTGTAAAAAAAGTGTTAATCTGTGGAACAGGTTACTTACGTTCAAGTATGGAGATCCCAGAAGAATCATAACTTCATCTATGAGTCTTAAGAGAGTGAGAAATGTTGGGTCCTTATAGTCAAACCTGTCCCCAAACAGCATGATGAAGGTGATGTTGATTGGAGCACAGTTGAAGGATGTCAGGCTGAAAGGTTCCCCTGCAACGGGAGGGGGATAGAAATATTAGTGAGATGTCGCAGCAGCAGTGACGCATATGAGGCTGTGCAGCACCGTGATGGTCTCCAGCTCACCTTTGAAGGATTTGATCATCTCGATAAGGAAGTGAAGCTCCTCGAAAATTCTCCCTTctatcatttttttccccatgccGAGGTTGCGCATGCTGCATACGGTGAACCTCCGCGTTGTTCTCCACAGCTCCCCAATAGAGAAGAACAAACCTGGGCAGGCCGTGAGACATCACCGCTGGGCTCATGCACGGAGGAGCCCCGCCGCACGAAACAAAATAGGGGACTGGATGAAGAGGGATCTCCACAAGTGTTTCTGCTGCCCAGTTTCCCATGGATTTGGGGACTAAGGGTCTCCCATTTCTGTGTGCCCCATCCCTGTGTCCTCTCAGTTCCATTCTCCCAGTCTCACTGAGCCTGTAGTTTGGGAAAAACAAGCTTGCACCCAACCCAGTCTGCCCCAGCCCTCTCCTGAGTGCAAGATAAGCAGGTATGGCTTTCAGACCAGTACTGGTTGGCTGTAGAGCTGGGGAGAGATGTTGGTCTAAGTCACGCAACCTTTCTGACCCTGTCTGGTTGCAGATCTAGGGCCTCAAGCAACAACCTGGTATCTCTGAAGCTTCTCCCTTTGTCCTATTCCAGTCATAAAGATATTTTATCTATGTGAGACAGGATAATTCAGCCTCTTCTACCCTGGCTAATGAACACTGTATTTTCAGCAGTGGCAAAAATACTATCACTTTGTAGAGGTCGCTGAGCTCATGCCCTGATGCTCACTAATGCCACCAAGCAGGGATGGGTATTTCATCCCCTCAGAGTGTTGGaaatagcagaagaaaaaaatgtgtcaaTAATCCAAAGACTATCTTAGATTGTGTCAGTTCAAAAACTGGATTCCAGCACTTCACACCTTCATCTTGGCTgcaaggttttaaaatgtgtttgctttttttagaATAAACACTATTTTAGAGctgcattgttttattttggaaagcaaaacttCTTTCTCTAAAAATATCAAGGCAaatttctaaacttttttttaattttatttttaaattcaggcACTTTCATCTGGATAATTCATTTTCTGCAAACAGCTTTGGAGTCAACACATTGgcagtttctgaagaaaaagttttATTGGAAAATCTGTGACCATTGTCACTTAGCAGCCCCTGTGAATTTACAGCTTTGGGTCACCTCTAAGTGAGCTCAGTCTTGGGCTGAGAAGGTAAGTGTGAAAGGACTTATAGTGCAATACTAAGTCTCCCACAGGGATATTTTACATGTAAATTAGctctgaaaaatgcttttctcccCATCAATTCCTTTTCCTTATGTAGCGATAAATTCATCTATTGATATTATGGCTGggtaatttaatttctaattgtAATCCCAACTTCAGCCTGTGACCAGCATATAAAGCTGCCTTTTGGATGCTCAGAGCTAAAGCCTCAGCTGAAGCAGGGGGTGGAAATACAAGGCAAAAAGTCCTCCAAAATACTCAGTTGCCCTGGGAAAAAACATGAAGTTGTTTGTGGGGCAAATTTCCAGCCTCAGCCTATTGCTTCTGCCTGAACCTCTTTCACATGGTCCACCCAAGAGCTTTTGTAGGGAGGCAAGGCATGGAGGACTGATGATGTCCAAATTGTGCCACCTGGCagtgggagaaagggaaaaacccTACAGCTCCAAACAGCCAAACCAGTTAGTCCAAAGTCCCCTGAAACCATGGGGAAGGTTTGTAAATATGTTGGTGGTGGAGAGCCACTCTCATTGATGTCTTACAGAAATTAACCCCAGAATTACCACGGTGCCTTTAAAAATCCCGCTCCTCACCCTCGAATGTTTAGGATATGATTGGCTTCAAATGCATTAGCAAAAATTATGGTAGTGAAAAGCCAGAAGGCTTTGCATGAAAGCGAGGAAAGCCAAATATTTTGTCAGCTTGGCTTCAGAAGGGTCCAAGGGGGATGTTTAAAAGCTGGGCTCTGGGGAAGCACAGTTAGGCTGGAACTAAGCGACGGTGCCGTCCCTCCCGCCCACCCCCGCTCATTTCTCTAGTACCGTTTCCATTCTGAATTTGGTCAAATATTGGGATGGATGGTCTGTCTACAAACTCCTCTGTGTAGTTCACAAGCGCCTCCCGCACAACTTCGTACCCGGTCAGGACCACAACTTTCTGGAACCCAAAGTGGAGGGTGAAGATGGGGCCGTATTTTTCCGCAAGCTGAAAAAGAGGCGAGCTGTGATGGTCAGGAAGAGAGGGAGCGTGCACGGGGCAAGCACCCCTCGCTTTCTAAAAGGACATATTACGTCCTGGTGCCCTGCTGGGAACGGCTGCGGAGCCGCTACCTGCAGAACAGTGCCGGTGAGCCAGAGCTCGTTGTGGTCAAACACGAGGCATTTTGTACAGATGCCTGGCTGGTATCCATATGGACTTTAGGGTTCTTGCCATGAAAgtacccccacccccaacagTGCATTACTAATCTGGTTTTGCTGTTAAGGAGCAAGTAAGCtaaaaacaggaacaaaaccaaaaaccacctAGAATTAAAGACCGGACCTCAAATGGCAACAAAAGATGGCAAACCagagaaagatgaaaacagagaagacaTTTCAGTGCAAATAATGATGCTGTTGCACATGAAAGCTTTGGTACAATGCTCCTCTCATACCAAAGCACTCCTGCATCCCTGCTACTAGATCAGAGGAGCTGTTTTTCCCATGCCAGGCTTTTAGTTTGCCCTGGATGACCACAAATTGCAAATTTGTGCCCCTCTGCTCAGACCTGCCTTTGGTACCTAGAGCTcagccaggcacagcagggGAACCCATGGCTGGAGTGGAAGGCTGCCCGAACCACTGGCTGTCCCCATGCTTGTTCATAAAACGATGCTCGTTTTGCACTGAAAGGCTCTGGAGATATCTTCACCAAGACACGGAGAGACTCTTTCACTGCCACATGCCTCAGGATAAATTCTCTGCAGGTCCCTGCCAAAGCTATGCCTTCCTGGCAGCTTATAAAGCCTCAGGGGGCTGAAAATCCGCCAGGAGCACGCAGTCTTGCTGGCATGTCCTGCTTCTGTCcgcagagctgctgtgctgtgcGCTCCTCTTTTTGCCAAGGAAAGGGCTCTGCGCAGAGCGAGGCAGGCTGACGGGGGAATCCACGCGCTATAAGGACTGTTGTGTGTGTGCCTGCCACTGTGTGCCTGTGTTTTACAGGAGTGGGACTGTCATGTCCCCCCAGCCTCTGCCCTTGTATCTCCTTGGCGCTGCACTGGGGACGGTGGGAGGCTGACTacctctgccctgctgctgcagctgcatgtCGCTCCCTGGCAGCTTGAAAACAGCTCTCGGGGACAGCTGAGAAGAGtgtgggctgggctggagcaagGTGATGGGAAGCCACAGTCCAAACCTCCTGCCTAAGCACAGTGTATGCAGGCAGCCGCAGCTGTGCCACGTCCACCGGCAGCTCTTGCACAGGAGAGGGGGGCAGCCCTCCGTgccccacagacacccccatTAGGGTGCCCAGCCAAAACCCACTGGTGCCTGCTGCTCAATGCAATCACCGTGTTTTGCTCTCTGTGGGTTGAGATGGAGGGATAACCCCTCTGGAGTAATCCTAAAGTAAAGGCAAACATAGGCAATACCAAATATAGCCTAGCAGGTGATGAAAGCATGCGGAGGTAATTCCAAACCACCATTCAGAGGCTGCAGCAATGTCTGCCCAGCCCCACTGGGTAAACTGACCCCAACCCTGACATTGCCCATAACAACACCAGGTGCCGGGAGCCTCACCCCATGGCAGTGCTAACCCACCGCTAGGCTGCTCCCAGGGAACCGCCAGCATTTGCCGAGCACTGGCGTTACGGGAGCCGCGTCGATGCCTCGCTGTGAACTGCCGCTGTTTGTTTGCTCACTCTTTCCCTGACCCTGACGCAGGTCGATCCCCGAGGGTGCTGTCTGCTCTGAGGGAACACTCAGCAGCTTGACATAAACACCCTGGGCTGTGCCAGCCTCGTCTTGCACTGAAGAACAATTTACCACCATAAGTGGGGTAAGTTGTCTTAATTGCAGGTTGATAGAACAGTTTACAGGCTATTCATTCTGATTCCTTAGCGCAACTTTTCCATCCCTCTCTTGCACTGCCATCTAGATTTTAATGCGTATCCAATTCATCAAGAGGGAAGTGGATTTTGCAATGGGGCATCTGGATTTGGCCCTCTCCAAAGCAGTTTTGGGGTCACTGCATCGTGGAATTCCCCCTGCCAGTTCTCcagggtggaggggagggaagaaattTCATTCCATGTTAGTTATGTcctcatgctttaaaaaatttctgGGTGTCCAAGCTGTcaagttaatatttaaaatccCACAAGCATTATATACTTCATGTACATCATCACAATTACATGAAGAAATCCCACATTACCCAGAggtctttttttaatggttgaTTGCTCATAAATGACATTGGATCAACTATAAGAAgcccagaaaaatattataagcaATTTTTACACCTTTATAATTtagtttgaattaaaaaaaaaaaaaatccccaaagttCTCACTGCTATATCCCAGGCAGCTTTAAAGTGCATGAGGGtctggatttgggggtttttgtccTACCTTCATTAGTGATTTATCTTGCCTTCTAAGATCCACCAAGTGCAGGTTACCAATGATCGGAAGAGGAGTTGGACCAGGAGgaaatttaaaagctgaatttttataGCCAGTTGAAAAATAGAGAACAGCTAATAATACTGCTGCACATAGCAGACAAATTAATGCAGGatcagaaataaatgaaataaaaaaagacattttttaagcAATAATCTGTTTCTGGGGGGGTtagaagcaataaaaatgcagtggcACTGTTCAGTTTCTGCCAGCTGGCTTTCTGTTTGCTCTCTGCGATTGCTACAAGCACTCGATTCTTATTAAGGTTTGTAGAGTACCTAAATAAATACTGCATACTCCACCCTCTTTAAACACCTCAGAGAATGTGGTCTAAGCAGTTTGCAAAGCCTGTCCAGAAGTAAAGAGAGTTTCAAATTACAAACccatgcatgtgtgtgcaagAACACATACATGGGAAAAGGTGCTTGGCATTCCTCTAtaacctcctcctccctctgagACCTCAAGGTCCTTTATTAGCAGTACTATGACCCTCCAAACACTCCGCTGATACggggaaataaaaaggtttCTCTGAATCCTATTAGTAACCTCCAGATTAAGATTTGGATAGGGTTTGAGATCTCTGTGTTACCAGAGAGACAAGTAGTATCATTATGGGAGATTTTAGCTTTCTTGATGTCAAGTGGAGATCAAAGGTTGTTAATAATGGTAAAGCCCATGTATCCCTGGGGGTTGTGGCCCATAAACTTCTCCATAAAGTTGGCTCTGAACTGCCCAGAAGGGATGTGATTTCAGACTTTGTGTCTGAAGTAGAGGACAT
It encodes:
- the LOC135315173 gene encoding cytochrome P450 2W1-like, translated to MSFFISFISDPALICLLCAAVLLAVLYFSTGYKNSAFKFPPGPTPLPIIGNLHLVDLRRQDKSLMKLAEKYGPIFTLHFGFQKVVVLTGYEVVREALVNYTEEFVDRPSIPIFDQIQNGNGLFFSIGELWRTTRRFTVCSMRNLGMGKKMIEGRIFEELHFLIEMIKSFKGEPFSLTSFNCAPINITFIMLFGDRFDYKDPTFLTLLRLIDEVMILLGSPYLNYFNFYPFLGFLFKTHKIMLGKIEDVRVILRQYMKASREDINENSVRSYIDALIFKQQEEKNKKDSLFHDDNLIASILDLVMAGTETIATTLQWAILLMMKYPEIQKKVQEEIGRTVKAGSWATYEDRKNMPFTNAVLHEVQRFITLLPHVPRCTAVDTHFRGYFLPKGIIVIPSLTSVLLDKTQWETPHQFNPNHFLDAEGNFVKREAFLPFSIGRRNCIGESLAKMELFVFFVGLLQTFTFQPQPGVSESDLDLTVPQTTFTLRPQPQATCAVLRE